A single bacterium DNA region contains:
- the rfbA gene encoding glucose-1-phosphate thymidylyltransferase — MHGNKKGIILAGGSGTRLFPATRGLSKQLLPIYNKPMIYYPLSALMLSGMRDILVITTPEDQASFQRVLGDGSSLGISLSYAIQPKPEGLAQAFLIGEDFLEGKGAVLALGDNIFFGHDLPNQFEEAAQKSRGATVFGYQVKDPERYGIVEFDDTGRPKSLVEKPSAPQSNYAVTGIYFYDEQVVEFAKALEPSPRGELEITDLNKCYLDREELYVEKIGRGVAWLDTGTHQSLLQASLFVQAIEERQGLLVGAVEEIAFRKGYITFDQFRELARIYEKTEYGAYLLRGISENK, encoded by the coding sequence ATGCACGGGAATAAAAAGGGAATTATCTTAGCCGGAGGGAGTGGTACGCGACTTTTTCCCGCGACGCGAGGATTAAGCAAGCAACTCCTACCTATTTATAACAAGCCGATGATCTATTACCCGTTATCGGCGCTTATGTTGTCTGGAATGCGGGACATTCTGGTTATTACCACACCAGAAGATCAAGCATCCTTCCAGCGGGTGCTTGGAGACGGAAGTTCCCTCGGAATTTCCCTTTCGTATGCTATTCAGCCTAAGCCAGAGGGGTTAGCCCAGGCGTTTCTGATCGGAGAAGACTTTCTTGAAGGAAAGGGGGCCGTCCTGGCGTTGGGAGATAATATTTTCTTTGGGCATGATCTTCCAAATCAATTCGAAGAGGCTGCTCAAAAGAGTCGAGGAGCTACGGTATTTGGTTATCAGGTAAAAGATCCGGAGCGATATGGAATAGTAGAGTTTGATGATACGGGAAGACCAAAAAGTTTGGTGGAGAAACCATCCGCACCACAGTCAAATTATGCCGTCACAGGAATTTATTTTTATGATGAACAGGTAGTAGAGTTTGCAAAAGCACTTGAGCCATCTCCAAGAGGAGAGCTTGAAATTACGGATCTGAATAAATGCTACTTAGACCGGGAAGAACTGTATGTCGAAAAGATTGGAAGAGGAGTCGCTTGGTTAGATACCGGTACTCATCAAAGTTTGCTCCAGGCCTCACTTTTTGTGCAGGCGATTGAGGAGCGACAAGGGCTTCTCGTGGGAGCCGTTGAGGAAATTGCTTTTCGGAAAGGATATATTACCTTTGATCAGTTTCGAGAACTTGCCCGGATATATGAAAAAACTGAATATGGAGCATACCTTCTCCGTGGAATATCAGAAAATAAATAG
- the ettA gene encoding energy-dependent translational throttle protein EttA has translation MNQKYVFQLSKVSKVYKPDKTILDNINLSFYYGAKIGVLGLNGAGKSTLLRIIAGEDKEFTGEAEFLPGVTFGYLPQEPRLNEEKTVKENVMEGLGGVVESLKRFEEISSALGDPDLSPDDMEKLLDEQAKVQDEIDAQNGWELDHTLEVAMDALRLPPSESAVTHLSGGERRRIALCKLLLEKPDVLLLDEPTNHLDAETVLWLEQHLQQYPGTVIAITHDRYFLDNIAGWILELDRGRGIPWEGNYSSWLEQKEKRLAQEEKQDKKRLKTLERELEWIRMSPKARHAKSKARIKAFEDLQSEDARTKIQELEIFIPPGPRLGTKVVDAKGLCKAFDENLLIDDFSFSISPGSIVGIIGANGAGKTTLFRMITGQEQPDSGDLSLGDTVAIGYVDQLRDALDGEKSVWEEISDGQDQLDLGGRLVNSRGYCARFNFTGSDQQKKVKALSGGERNRLHLAKLLKQPSNLLLLDEPTNDLDVNTLRALEDAILSYAGSVVVISHDRWFLNRIATHIIAFEGDSSTIFVEGNFQDYEEDKKKRLGPEALVPKRVKYRKLVA, from the coding sequence ATGAATCAAAAATATGTATTTCAGCTCTCCAAGGTTTCGAAGGTCTATAAGCCCGATAAAACTATTCTTGATAATATCAATCTTTCTTTCTATTACGGAGCGAAGATTGGAGTGCTCGGGCTGAATGGAGCGGGAAAGTCTACCCTGCTTCGAATTATTGCGGGAGAGGATAAGGAGTTTACAGGAGAGGCAGAGTTTCTGCCCGGTGTAACTTTTGGTTATCTTCCGCAGGAGCCACGGCTAAATGAGGAGAAGACAGTCAAAGAGAATGTAATGGAAGGGCTCGGTGGTGTTGTGGAGAGCCTGAAGCGCTTCGAGGAGATCAGTTCCGCGCTGGGTGACCCTGATTTGTCACCTGATGATATGGAGAAGCTGCTCGATGAACAAGCAAAAGTACAAGATGAAATCGATGCGCAGAATGGATGGGAACTTGATCATACGCTCGAAGTAGCGATGGATGCACTTCGATTGCCACCAAGCGAAAGTGCGGTGACACATTTGTCCGGGGGTGAGAGGCGTCGGATAGCGCTTTGTAAGTTACTACTTGAAAAGCCTGATGTGCTTTTGCTTGATGAGCCAACGAATCATCTTGATGCCGAAACTGTACTCTGGTTAGAGCAGCACCTGCAACAGTATCCAGGAACTGTTATTGCTATTACCCACGATAGATACTTTCTGGATAATATTGCTGGTTGGATCTTGGAGTTAGACCGAGGGCGAGGCATTCCATGGGAGGGGAATTACTCTTCGTGGCTTGAGCAAAAAGAAAAGCGACTTGCTCAGGAAGAGAAGCAAGATAAGAAGCGTTTGAAAACGCTTGAGCGGGAACTAGAATGGATTCGAATGAGTCCAAAGGCCCGACATGCAAAGAGTAAAGCGAGGATTAAAGCGTTTGAAGATCTGCAATCAGAAGATGCGCGCACAAAAATTCAGGAGCTTGAAATTTTTATTCCGCCTGGACCTCGACTTGGTACGAAGGTAGTAGATGCTAAAGGTCTGTGTAAAGCGTTCGATGAGAACTTATTGATTGATGATTTTTCATTTTCTATCTCACCGGGAAGTATTGTTGGAATTATCGGTGCAAACGGAGCGGGAAAGACGACATTGTTTCGTATGATTACTGGTCAGGAACAGCCTGATTCCGGAGATCTTAGCCTCGGGGATACTGTCGCTATTGGATATGTGGATCAGTTGCGAGACGCACTTGACGGTGAGAAATCCGTTTGGGAAGAAATTTCTGATGGACAAGATCAACTCGATCTGGGAGGGCGGCTTGTAAACTCTCGGGGTTATTGTGCTCGCTTTAATTTTACGGGCTCAGATCAGCAGAAGAAAGTGAAAGCGCTCTCAGGAGGAGAGCGTAATCGTCTTCATCTCGCAAAGCTTCTCAAGCAGCCATCAAATCTTCTCTTATTAGATGAACCGACAAATGATCTCGATGTAAATACGCTGAGAGCGCTGGAAGACGCTATTTTAAGCTATGCGGGTTCTGTGGTTGTCATCAGTCATGACAGGTGGTTTCTCAACAGAATCGCAACTCACATCATTGCGTTTGAAGGAGACAGTTCAACAATTTTTGTAGAAGGTAATTTCCAAGACTATGAGGAAGATAAGAAAAAGAGGCTTGGTCCAGAAGCCCTCGTACCGAAAAGAGTCAAGTATCGAAAGCTAGTCGCTTGA
- the pdxH gene encoding pyridoxamine 5'-phosphate oxidase: MKKFSTFREALFLVTHPSLWFRRYLSQSDFSPNPIEQFTRWYAEVQKGLWGEFPNWLCLSTIDEQGMPDGRIVLLKSYDERGFVFYTNTTSRKGASLERHPATAMTFFWERFQRQVRISGSCEQVAPEEADRYFSTRPRASQIGAWASLQSQELSDRSKLEERISEFEQKFANKPVPRPEYWTGYRLIPQRFEFWELRMSRLHDRFEYTVGVKPGEWNIRQLYP, encoded by the coding sequence ATGAAAAAGTTTTCAACATTTCGGGAAGCATTATTTCTGGTAACGCATCCAAGTCTTTGGTTTCGCAGGTATCTCTCACAATCTGATTTTTCGCCTAATCCCATTGAGCAATTTACAAGGTGGTATGCGGAAGTACAGAAAGGATTGTGGGGGGAGTTTCCTAATTGGCTTTGTCTTTCAACCATCGATGAGCAGGGTATGCCAGATGGTCGTATTGTCCTTTTGAAAAGTTATGATGAGAGGGGGTTCGTTTTTTATACGAATACAACATCTCGAAAAGGTGCTTCGCTGGAGCGGCATCCTGCTACCGCTATGACGTTCTTTTGGGAGCGGTTTCAGAGACAGGTTCGGATATCTGGCTCGTGTGAGCAGGTTGCTCCAGAGGAGGCAGATCGGTATTTCTCGACTCGTCCGCGTGCCAGTCAGATAGGAGCCTGGGCATCTTTACAGAGCCAGGAGTTATCAGATCGATCCAAGCTTGAGGAGAGAATATCTGAGTTCGAGCAGAAGTTTGCGAACAAGCCCGTTCCACGTCCTGAGTACTGGACGGGGTATCGATTAATTCCTCAGCGGTTCGAATTTTGGGAATTAAGAATGAGTCGACTTCATGACCGGTTTGAGTATACGGTTGGAGTGAAACCCGGTGAATGGAATATTCGTCAGCTCTATCCCTAA
- a CDS encoding TonB family protein: MSQRDAHISIGLSIIAHVVFAIGVFCARDSIPLLASQHHSGSKTLAIRLQPLIEQEVEIQKRVRAPSIEKPVLPKEEKAVVPQPDKKQDFPEFTNEQAADGARAMMQHELLMNEENGQLTDDYRSLILSLIAKEKRYPPRAQRLRLEGEVLVSIQVSNTGKLLGARITKNAKYSFFDREVLRMIHAAAPFPRPEKAFQSKTLTFQIPIEFELK, translated from the coding sequence ATGAGTCAAAGGGACGCTCACATATCCATTGGACTAAGCATCATAGCGCATGTTGTTTTCGCTATAGGTGTATTTTGTGCTCGGGACAGTATCCCGCTTTTGGCCTCGCAACATCATTCAGGCAGTAAGACGCTTGCCATTCGCCTTCAGCCCCTCATTGAACAAGAAGTTGAGATACAGAAGAGAGTGAGGGCTCCTTCGATTGAGAAACCAGTTCTTCCCAAGGAGGAGAAAGCCGTTGTGCCCCAACCCGATAAAAAGCAGGACTTCCCTGAATTCACCAATGAGCAAGCAGCAGACGGGGCTCGCGCGATGATGCAACATGAGTTGCTCATGAACGAGGAGAATGGACAACTCACAGACGACTACCGCTCGTTAATCTTGAGTTTGATAGCGAAAGAAAAGAGGTATCCGCCAAGAGCGCAACGGCTCCGTCTAGAGGGAGAAGTATTGGTCTCTATACAGGTGTCAAATACAGGAAAGCTTTTGGGAGCAAGGATTACGAAGAACGCAAAGTATTCTTTTTTTGATCGAGAAGTTCTTCGCATGATCCATGCTGCAGCTCCTTTTCCTCGACCAGAAAAGGCGTTTCAAAGTAAAACTCTGACTTTTCAGATTCCAATTGAGTTTGAGCTGAAATAG
- the murD gene encoding UDP-N-acetylmuramoyl-L-alanine--D-glutamate ligase: MRETKSIAAMIRDALAKEFSAKKILILGYGAEGKSTATLLREMNTHSTMAIADMRENLSISHADILYLGEHYLQALSEYDLVIRSPGIPLSKHIWEECGSRITSQIELFLKYFRGKTIGITGTKGKTSTSSLLASILEAAGKKPLLMGNIGIPVFERIDSCSVDRPVVLELSSHQLQHIRYAPTLSVLLNIYKEHLEYYDSFDDYASAKYRILLSYNDTQSLAFVHQSLKSRIHALENTREIHWIGDNLEILRELNLPPYLESHHQRINSLFAITIARSMGISMENIQEGITRFQGLPFRMEDVGTFSGIRFINDSASTIPEAAISAIQSLPDISTLIIGGMERDVPLTELVQFLVSTPQLNIICIPDTGKKLYPLLQEANYPLRSLFQADTVHEAVTIAMQITPRETTCLFSPAAASYHAYKNFMERGAAFNTALETTS, from the coding sequence ATGCGTGAAACAAAAAGTATTGCAGCAATGATACGAGATGCGTTAGCCAAAGAGTTCTCTGCGAAAAAAATCCTTATTCTTGGATATGGAGCGGAAGGAAAGAGTACCGCCACGCTCCTCCGTGAGATGAATACTCATTCGACAATGGCAATTGCTGATATGAGAGAAAATCTATCTATCTCTCACGCAGATATCCTGTATCTCGGCGAGCATTACCTACAAGCCTTATCGGAATATGACCTCGTAATTCGCTCGCCAGGAATCCCTCTTTCAAAGCATATCTGGGAAGAATGCGGTTCACGAATTACAAGTCAGATCGAGCTTTTCCTCAAATATTTCCGAGGAAAAACAATTGGAATCACTGGAACCAAAGGAAAGACTTCAACAAGCTCACTCCTTGCTTCAATACTTGAAGCTGCTGGGAAAAAGCCACTTTTGATGGGAAACATCGGCATTCCAGTATTTGAGCGGATTGACTCCTGTTCCGTAGATAGACCCGTAGTGCTGGAGCTTTCCAGCCATCAGTTACAACATATTCGATACGCACCAACACTCTCAGTCTTACTCAATATCTATAAGGAACACCTAGAATACTACGACTCTTTTGATGATTATGCGTCGGCTAAATATCGTATCCTCCTCAGCTACAATGACACGCAATCCCTTGCATTTGTGCATCAGTCACTAAAGAGTCGTATTCACGCACTAGAAAATACACGAGAGATACACTGGATTGGAGACAACCTTGAAATTCTCCGCGAATTGAACCTCCCACCTTATCTGGAGTCACACCACCAAAGAATTAACTCACTCTTTGCCATCACTATCGCGCGCTCTATGGGAATCAGTATGGAGAATATCCAAGAAGGAATTACGAGATTTCAAGGGCTTCCTTTTCGAATGGAAGATGTAGGGACATTCTCAGGGATTCGCTTCATCAATGATTCTGCTTCAACCATTCCTGAGGCAGCAATATCCGCGATACAGTCTCTTCCCGATATCTCAACTCTTATTATCGGTGGTATGGAGCGAGATGTCCCCCTGACTGAGCTTGTCCAATTTTTGGTCTCGACTCCTCAATTGAACATTATCTGCATTCCAGATACCGGGAAGAAGCTTTATCCTTTACTGCAAGAAGCAAACTATCCTCTCCGGTCTCTCTTTCAAGCAGACACCGTTCATGAGGCGGTAACCATAGCAATGCAAATTACCCCAAGAGAAACTACCTGCCTCTTCTCTCCAGCTGCAGCAAGTTATCATGCGTACAAGAATTTTATGGAACGTGGCGCTGCTTTCAATACGGCTTTAGAAACTACATCCTAA